A portion of the Phormidium ambiguum IAM M-71 genome contains these proteins:
- a CDS encoding sigma 54-interacting transcriptional regulator — translation MDSVLSLPKFPDQPLPLQADRNSIAANDKQVIAEYSSWLGSQEIWGNLPAKVREAIAHSLYSFQVEPGTPIYQEGQTPIGLYLLKLGKVEICQQSPIGKLSIGYRNSGDLFGYTLVASSDRGTYHSSAIAITASEILFLPQIKFLELVTDYPAIQQVLHSLLMQDLDNFASRIAWEEERIRGLQPYIQPIPIKETIIGNSKATQKLTQQINEAASNLKPIVFQAQSGAGKTFLAGLIHLRSELADQPFAELDCAELPRTVDGKLNTDLLFGRIDKQPGILELLERGTLLLDNVQVLSEGDRTRLIHYLKTGLILPNHGILENHQLSSQTPQSVQSWVRLIFASPNKLIFSDIDIISIKLFTLSQRKADIPDFANYFLDRFCREQNRPLLQIDRSNLRRLIGYEYPGNIAELAEILHRAVIMTPIGQSIISEQTLWSVQSTKNAFRIDLLTHVPWLRKIFLNRWYPEGIWIVMMAIFLPITTLGFIGSQSRDSSITLNVFWAWWWPGYLFLFAFVGRLWCAICPFMIAGEWIRRFSLWLFPRQQLTWNTQWLNRWGAWVLFGGFVIIYLWEKLWDLPHHAYLSAWLLLAITAGAVIFSLIYERRLWCRYLCPIGGMNGMFAKLSIVELRSTQQVCASQCNTFGCYKGSEKTLLNFADALPNEGQATSGCPLYSHPAQLQDNRDCILCMTCLKTCPNRSAQLNLRFPASDLLDNHRGFWAEAALLLLLFGGVFMHHSQTVLNWLGWENVPVDADHLLTSLPIALALLSIPAILTYITHAIARFFDPEQPHYLTIIYAYLPFVLAANLAHYIPAAITEAGQILPIFARSFGYSGAGLPTLTWSLDVAQFLQGVTLFSAMVFSPYPLVRITKSGNKVTAMQRFLSNLPHLLLMAGLTILLFKIMI, via the coding sequence ATGGACTCTGTTTTGTCATTGCCAAAATTCCCAGATCAACCTTTACCGCTACAAGCCGATCGAAATTCTATAGCTGCGAATGATAAGCAAGTAATTGCAGAGTATAGCAGTTGGCTGGGCAGTCAGGAAATCTGGGGAAATCTGCCAGCAAAGGTTAGGGAAGCGATCGCACATTCACTGTATAGCTTCCAAGTAGAACCAGGAACCCCCATTTATCAAGAAGGACAAACTCCTATTGGATTATATTTACTGAAGTTGGGAAAGGTAGAAATTTGCCAACAATCACCTATTGGTAAATTATCAATTGGCTATCGCAACTCAGGCGATCTATTCGGTTATACGCTGGTTGCTAGTTCCGATCGAGGAACTTATCATAGTAGTGCGATCGCAATTACAGCCAGCGAAATATTATTTCTACCTCAAATAAAGTTTCTAGAACTGGTGACAGACTATCCAGCAATTCAACAAGTACTCCATTCTTTGTTGATGCAAGATTTAGATAATTTTGCCAGTCGCATCGCTTGGGAAGAAGAAAGAATTCGAGGTTTACAACCTTATATCCAACCTATTCCGATTAAAGAAACAATTATCGGTAATAGCAAAGCTACCCAAAAATTGACACAACAAATTAACGAAGCAGCATCTAACCTCAAACCTATAGTTTTTCAAGCGCAATCTGGAGCGGGAAAAACTTTTTTAGCAGGATTAATTCACCTTCGTTCTGAATTAGCAGATCAACCTTTTGCCGAATTAGATTGTGCCGAATTACCTCGCACAGTTGATGGTAAACTTAATACCGATCTGTTGTTCGGAAGAATAGATAAGCAACCCGGTATTTTAGAATTATTAGAACGGGGAACTTTGTTGCTTGATAATGTTCAGGTATTGAGTGAAGGCGATCGCACTCGCTTAATACATTACCTGAAAACAGGTTTAATTCTCCCCAATCATGGCATATTAGAAAACCATCAATTATCAAGCCAAACACCTCAATCAGTTCAATCTTGGGTACGTTTAATTTTTGCTTCTCCCAACAAACTAATCTTTTCTGATATTGATATTATTTCAATCAAACTATTTACTTTATCTCAACGCAAAGCAGACATCCCCGACTTTGCTAATTACTTTCTCGATCGATTTTGCCGCGAACAAAATCGCCCCTTACTACAAATCGATCGCTCAAATTTACGTCGCCTGATCGGTTACGAATATCCCGGCAACATAGCAGAATTGGCAGAAATATTACACCGAGCAGTAATTATGACTCCGATCGGGCAATCTATCATTTCAGAACAAACTTTATGGTCTGTACAATCCACTAAAAATGCCTTTCGCATTGACTTACTTACTCACGTCCCTTGGTTGCGAAAAATTTTCTTAAATCGCTGGTATCCAGAAGGTATTTGGATAGTAATGATGGCCATCTTTCTGCCAATTACAACTCTGGGATTTATCGGTTCTCAGTCACGAGATAGCAGTATTACTCTCAATGTATTTTGGGCTTGGTGGTGGCCTGGTTATTTATTTTTATTTGCTTTTGTTGGGCGACTTTGGTGTGCAATCTGCCCTTTTATGATTGCGGGTGAATGGATACGCCGTTTTTCTCTGTGGTTATTTCCTCGTCAGCAATTAACCTGGAATACTCAATGGTTAAATCGTTGGGGCGCTTGGGTATTATTTGGTGGATTTGTAATAATTTATCTGTGGGAAAAACTTTGGGATTTGCCACATCATGCCTATCTTTCGGCTTGGTTATTATTAGCAATAACTGCCGGAGCAGTAATTTTTAGTTTAATTTACGAACGTCGGCTTTGGTGCCGTTATCTCTGTCCGATTGGTGGCATGAATGGAATGTTTGCTAAACTGTCGATCGTTGAATTGCGATCGACACAGCAAGTTTGCGCTAGTCAGTGTAACACTTTTGGCTGTTATAAAGGTAGTGAAAAAACTCTGCTTAACTTTGCTGATGCACTACCAAATGAAGGACAAGCAACAAGCGGTTGTCCGCTTTATTCCCATCCTGCACAATTGCAAGATAATCGAGATTGTATATTGTGCATGACTTGTTTGAAAACTTGCCCGAATCGATCGGCACAGTTAAATTTGCGCTTTCCCGCATCCGATTTATTAGATAATCATAGAGGCTTTTGGGCAGAAGCAGCGCTATTATTGCTATTATTTGGTGGCGTATTTATGCACCATTCCCAAACCGTTTTAAATTGGCTGGGATGGGAAAATGTACCTGTAGATGCGGATCATTTACTAACTAGTTTACCGATCGCATTAGCATTACTAAGTATTCCGGCAATATTAACTTATATAACTCATGCGATCGCTCGATTTTTCGATCCAGAACAACCCCATTACCTAACAATTATTTACGCCTATCTTCCCTTTGTTCTAGCTGCTAATTTAGCGCACTATATTCCGGCTGCTATTACCGAAGCAGGACAAATCCTCCCCATATTTGCTCGTTCTTTTGGATATAGCGGAGCAGGATTACCTACACTAACCTGGAGTTTAGACGTAGCTCAATTTCTCCAAGGTGTAACGCTATTCTCGGCAATGGTTTTCAGTCCCTACCCACTAGTAAGGATTACCAAATCTGGTAATAAAGTAACTGCGATGCAGAGGTTTTTAAGTAATTTGCCTCACTTATTATTAATGGCTGGATTGACAATTTTGCTTTTTAAAATAATGATTTAA